The following are from one region of the Arachis duranensis cultivar V14167 chromosome 10, aradu.V14167.gnm2.J7QH, whole genome shotgun sequence genome:
- the LOC107470272 gene encoding uncharacterized protein LOC107470272 produces the protein MSAEEITGRTGEGLHQGKRKIIFQEGDNIAVVYRKQGDLWPPSIMFIQDAKNCLAELYNDDIVIKVLDAMLRVATSVGIPVKVDLATKLAEKGRYARACVQIYLGLLVTKKILVEGVEYEVEYESLHLICDSCLKFGHDMKVCKTDSNTGGETNSKVVSDVAKQPERLNSKNPVHVKMASFHFSKNLGGETVTVAVSNLVKSDLHAIHVDHAQHENLEG, from the exons ATGTCGGCGGAAGAGATAACGGGGAGAACAGGGGAGGGCTTGCATCAGGGGAAAAGGAAGATCATATTTCAGGAGG GAGATAACATTGCAGTAGTATATAGGAAGCAAGGAGATCTCTGGCCACCGAGTATAATGTTTATCCAAGACGCTAAGAATTGTTTGGCAGAACTTTATAATGATGATATAGTGATTAAGGTGCTAG ATGCAATGCTCCGTGTTGCGACTTCAGTTGGCATCCCCGTCAAGGTTGATTTGGCAACAAAATTAGCTGAAAAAGGACGATATGCTCGTGCCTGTGTTCAGATATATTTAGGATTGCTCGTGACGAAGAAGATTCTTGTTGAAGGTGTTGAATATGAGGTTGAATATGAAAGTCTTCACCTTATTTGTGACTCTTGTCTCAAGTTTGGTCATGATATGAAGGTGTGCAAGACTGACAGCAACACGGGAGGAGAAACTAATTCCAAGGTGGTCAGTGATGTAGCAAAGCAGCCAGAAagattaaattcaaaaaatccgGTGCATGTGAAAATGGCAAGTTTCCATTTTAGCAAGAATCTTGGAGGTGAGACCGTAACTGTTGCAGTCTCGAATTTGGTGAAGAGTGATTTGCATGCTATTCATGTAGACCATGCTCAACATGAGAATTTGGAAGGTTAG
- the LOC107470273 gene encoding 4-hydroxybenzoate polyprenyltransferase, mitochondrial-like: MKRFTFWPQAYLGLTFNWGALLGWAAIRGSLDPRIVLPLYASGVFWTLVYDTIYAHQDKEDELKVGVKSTALHFGDSTKEWITGFGIACLSGLALSGYNAEIGWPYYAFLAAASGQLGWQIWTVDLSSRADCNCKFNSNKWFGAIIFGGILAGKLVS, encoded by the exons ATGAAGAGGTTTACATTTTGG CCCCAAGCCTATCTCGGGTTGACCTTTAATTGGGGTGCTTTGTTAGGATGGGCAGCAATTAGAGGAAGTCTAGATCCAAGAATAGTGCTGCCTCTTTATGCCTCTGGAGTTTTTTGGACACTTGTTTATGATACAATCTATGCTCACCAG GATAAAGAAGATGAACTGAAAGTGGGAGTTAAGTCAACTGCTTTGCACTTTGGTGATTCTACAAAGGAGTGGATTACTGGGTTTGGGATTGCATGCCTTAGTGGTCTTGCCCTCAGTGGCTATAATGCTGAAATAG GCTGGCCATATTATGCATTTCTGGCAGCTGCATCTGGACAACTAGGCTGGCAAATATGGACAGTTGATCTCTCATCACGTGCTGATTGCAATTGCAA ATTTAATTCAAACAAGTGGTTTGGAGCTATCATATTTGGTGGAATCCTAGCTGGAAAACTTGTATCATAG